In the genome of Elusimicrobiota bacterium, one region contains:
- a CDS encoding SIS domain-containing protein → VSIVAIATRAATYDKMASNCQEAKARGAQVIALVTEGAPPLPGADYQIKLPPAPELLSPIVNVVPLQLFAYHIADLRGCDVDQPRNLAKSVTVE, encoded by the coding sequence GGTCTCCATCGTGGCCATCGCCACGCGCGCGGCGACCTACGACAAGATGGCGTCCAACTGCCAGGAGGCCAAGGCCCGTGGGGCGCAGGTGATCGCCTTGGTGACGGAGGGCGCGCCGCCCCTGCCCGGCGCCGACTATCAGATCAAGCTGCCGCCGGCGCCGGAGCTGCTCTCGCCGATCGTCAACGTCGTGCCCCTGCAGCTGTTCGCCTATCACATCGCGGACCTGCGCGGCTGCGACGTGGACCAGCCGAGGAACCTGGCCAAGAGTGTCACCGTCGAGTAA
- a CDS encoding NAD(P)H-hydrate dehydratase gives MKALSKSELREALVRREPADHKGVFGHVLLVAGSRNMSGAAVLAARAALRSGAGLVTAAVPTGIQSLVAAQAPEALTIGLPENATGCLRPEGVSRLRGAHRESEYSVLAIGPGLSQNSDTAKFVLLALSALPLPAVVDADALNILAAQEASGVRQLMKGRKLPCIFTPHPGEMARCLGSDAKRVKEDRMACAERLAREWNGVALLKGRGTLISSGSRTAVNPTGCPGLAKGGTGDVLTGLIAGLWGQMLASGRGRGDLAFWAAALGAWLHGRAGELAEAEKTGYAMTAQDVLSHLPAAFKELS, from the coding sequence ATGAAGGCTCTTTCCAAGTCCGAGCTGCGCGAGGCCTTGGTCCGGCGCGAGCCCGCGGACCACAAGGGGGTCTTCGGTCATGTGCTGCTCGTGGCCGGCTCGCGCAACATGTCCGGGGCCGCGGTCCTGGCGGCGCGGGCGGCCCTGCGCTCGGGCGCGGGCCTGGTGACGGCCGCGGTCCCGACCGGCATCCAGAGCCTCGTGGCCGCGCAGGCTCCGGAGGCGCTCACCATCGGCCTGCCCGAGAACGCCACCGGCTGTCTGCGGCCGGAGGGGGTCTCGCGCTTGCGCGGCGCGCACCGGGAGTCCGAGTATTCGGTGCTGGCCATCGGGCCGGGGCTTTCCCAGAACTCGGACACGGCCAAGTTCGTGCTGCTGGCCTTGAGCGCCTTGCCTTTGCCTGCCGTGGTGGACGCGGACGCCTTGAACATATTGGCCGCCCAGGAAGCTTCGGGGGTGCGCCAGCTGATGAAGGGCCGCAAGCTGCCCTGCATCTTCACGCCGCATCCGGGGGAGATGGCGCGCTGCCTGGGGTCGGACGCCAAGCGCGTCAAGGAAGATCGGATGGCTTGCGCGGAGCGGTTGGCTCGGGAGTGGAACGGGGTGGCGCTTTTGAAGGGGCGCGGGACCTTGATTTCGAGCGGCTCGCGCACGGCGGTCAATCCGACGGGCTGTCCGGGCCTGGCCAAGGGCGGCACCGGGGACGTGCTCACGGGGCTCATCGCCGGGCTCTGGGGGCAGATGCTGGCCTCGGGGCGGGGGCGCGGGGACCTGGCTTTCTGGGCCGCGGCTCTGGGGGCTTGGCTGCACGGCCGGGCCGGGGAGCTGGCCGAGGCCGAGAAGACCGGTTATGCCATGACCGCCCAGGACGTCCTCTCGCACCTGCCCGCCGCCTTCAAGGAACTCTCCTAG
- the acpS gene encoding holo-ACP synthase, producing MEIGLDIVEVHRIRRVIRRTPGFLARVFTKGEIAYCREHKDPWPHYAVRFAAKEAVWKALGQERIALKDISVERDSRGKPSVLIRGKRAAGLKLSLSHGEDYAVAVALKEDKA from the coding sequence ATGGAGATCGGGCTCGACATCGTCGAGGTGCACCGCATCCGCCGGGTGATCCGGCGCACGCCTGGTTTCCTGGCCCGGGTGTTCACCAAGGGCGAGATCGCCTACTGCCGCGAGCATAAGGACCCTTGGCCGCACTACGCCGTGCGCTTCGCGGCCAAGGAGGCGGTCTGGAAGGCCTTGGGCCAGGAGCGCATCGCCTTGAAGGACATCTCGGTCGAGCGCGACAGCCGCGGCAAGCCGAGCGTGCTCATCAGGGGCAAGCGGGCGGCCGGCCTGAAGCTTTCTTTGTCGCACGGCGAGGACTATGCCGTGGCCGTGGCGCTCAAGGAGGATAAGGCATGA